The stretch of DNA TCTTTCACCTCGACTCCGCTATCATGTTCAGATACACTGACTCAAGCGCATCCTCTTCGTGAAGATCGAATATACCCAGGCCGAGAGAACCGACCTCAGTGAAGAACCTCAGCTGGTCGCTGTCGCCGCCGGTGAAACGTATATCAATGTTGTTACCGACCATCAAGGCGTCTTTGACGTTGGCGAGGCCGGATATCCGGGATACGGCGTCCTCAGTCGGGTCGCCGACCATCCTCAGGCTTATCTTTCTCACCTTATTGGAACCGGTAATGGCCTCCGTCCTGTCGTTGAGCAGAAGCTTTCCTCGGTTGATCAGGGCGATGCGGTCGCAGAGATCCGCGACCTCATGCAGGATGTGAGAGCTCATAAGCATAGTGAGGTTCTTTGACCTGTTCCGTATGTTTTTCAATACATCCCTTATTTCCGCCACCCCTCTCGGATCGAGACCCGACGTAGGCTCATCGAGGATTATGACACTCGGATCGTTCATCAGAGATATCCCCAGAGCTATCCTCTGTTTCATCCCCTTTGAGAAGGTGCCGAGCCTCTTGTCCGCCCATTCTGTCATCTTCACATCGGAAAGTATCTCCTCCGTCTGAGCGGAAATGGATTCTCTGCTCATTCCGAAGATCTCTCCTGTGTAGGAGAACATTTCTGCCGGCGTCATGTAAAGATAGAATTCGGGGGTCTCGACAACCGAGCCGACACCGATCAGTGCGGTTTTGTATTCCTTCGTGACGTCCGCGCCGTTGATGAACGCGCTGCCGGACGTTGCGTTGATTAGGTTGGTCAGTATCTTCAGGGTCGTGCTCTTCCCCGCACCGTTCGGTCCGAGGAAGCCCGTAAAGCTATTCTTTTCCACATTCAGCGTCAGATCGTCAAGGGCAACGAATTTTTTGTATTCTTTTCTCAGTTCCATTATTTCTATGGGGTGGCCGCCGGTCATGTACGCACCCCCCTCGCAGGGACGGAATGCGATACCGACCAAGCCGCGCCTTTTCCGAAATGTGCCGCAGTGTATGTATCATCTCCGAGCATTTGATCTCCGTATGATACATCTATCGAATAATATTTAATGTTTATCATTAAAAATTTAACATTTGAAATTATTTTACCTCATCATGGCCGGACGATCCTCAGTCCATGGCCGCGTTAATGGTCAATTCTGATATATCTATGCAGTATTCGGCGATGCGCTTCGAACTTCCGGCAATG from Candidatus Methanoplasma cognatum encodes:
- a CDS encoding ABC transporter ATP-binding protein, translated to MTGGHPIEIMELRKEYKKFVALDDLTLNVEKNSFTGFLGPNGAGKSTTLKILTNLINATSGSAFINGADVTKEYKTALIGVGSVVETPEFYLYMTPAEMFSYTGEIFGMSRESISAQTEEILSDVKMTEWADKRLGTFSKGMKQRIALGISLMNDPSVIILDEPTSGLDPRGVAEIRDVLKNIRNRSKNLTMLMSSHILHEVADLCDRIALINRGKLLLNDRTEAITGSNKVRKISLRMVGDPTEDAVSRISGLANVKDALMVGNNIDIRFTGGDSDQLRFFTEVGSLGLGIFDLHEEDALESVYLNMIAESR